Part of the Phacochoerus africanus isolate WHEZ1 chromosome 8, ROS_Pafr_v1, whole genome shotgun sequence genome is shown below.
AGAAATCTGGATGTCTAGgttttcttagggaaaaaaaaaccctctggagATACCAGGCATAGTGGCTCTTCTACTAGAATTGGGTAGTGACTGCCCCTTTTACCTGGGACAGTGCTTTCCAGGTCTCCAGTGTCCCCAACCTTGAGACATAGTGTTGGTTGTCACATTCAACCTACTTTTCCCATTTCCATCTCCTACCTGGCCTACTAGGTCCTAGAGTTTACTCCCTACTCCATATCCTGGCACTTTCCCAAGGAATGAGAActgcaggaagaaaaagaaaaattatatagtttttcaaaattttggaatatatatatgggtgtgtgtCCATCCAGTTGTGTGTTAAATAGTCTGAAAATATTATCTCAGTTAATTTTCTAAACAACCTCATAAGGTAGGTACTATTACTTTCATCCATACtatacagatgatgaaactgaggctcagagaattaaGCAACTTGGTCTAGATTAGCATAGCCTCATCTGACTTtaaaaacgatttttttttttttttgctttttagggccacacctgtggcaatggaagctcccaggctaggggtccaatctgaactacagctgccagcctactccacagctcacagcaacacaggatccttaacccactgtgcggggccagggatcaaacctgcgtcctcgtgcatactagtctggttcgttaccgctgaggcacaaggggaatgctgagaaatgaatttaaacttacagaaaagttgcaagtaCAACATGACTTTCCCTCTGAGGCATTTAAGAGGAAACCGCTGACGCTGGATATTTAGCGTCTGTTTCCTATAAACAAGGAAGTGCTTCCCTCCAACCATGATACAGCCATCAAAATCAGGATAGTCACATGAGACGTTTCTACTACCTGATCCTCAGAGCCTATTCAAGTTTTGCCAGCTGTCCCTATAATGTCCTTTCTGAAAGGATGGAGTTCGGACCACATGTCACAACTGGTTGTCGAATCTCTTTGGTTTCCTGCAATCTGGAAAAGTTCCTCGGTCTTTCGTTGACTTTTGGGACTGGGGCACTTAcgaaggcatttatttatttatttttatttttactcttttttgtctttttgccttttctagggccgctcccttggcatatgaaggttcccaggctaggggtcgagtcggaactgtagccatcggcccacaccagagccacagcaatgccagatccaagctgcggctgcgacctacccccacagctcacagcaatgccggatccttaacccacggagcgaggccagggttcgaacccgcaacctcatagttcctagtcagattcgttaaccactgcgccaggacgggaactctggcattaattttttttaatatgatttttatttttgccatcatAGTTGATATAAGGCATTTAGAAGAATGtctctcaatttgggtttgtttgATGTTTTGCTTGTGATTATGTGAGTTGTGTGTTTCAGGCAGGAATATCGTGAAATGATGGTATGCCTTTCTCAGCGAATTATATCAGGGCTCTCATGATGTCCAAATATCCCCCCACTGGTCATATTAACCCAATTTGACCATGTGGGTGAGGAGACCTCTGCCAAGTTTCTCTACCAGACAGCTGCTTGTTCCCCCTTTGTGGTTAATAAGTACTTTATGGGGAAGTACTTTAAGACTATGCAAAGAGTATTCCTAGCTTTcgatttattcatttacttatttacatCAAGAGCAtaaactcttgggagttcctgttgtggctcagcaggttacaaacccaactcgtacccatgaggatatgggtttgatccctggccttacttagtggattaagaattcggcattaccacaagctgtggtgtaggttgcagatgcggcttggatcctgctatgctgtggctgtggctgtggctggcagatgcagctcagatttgactcctcgcctgggaattgccacattccacaggtgcagccctatttaaaaaaaaaaaaaaaaaaagcgtaacCTCTTGGTTTCCTATTGTATGTAACAGAATATAAGTCCttataatcattatttattttgatgctcaattTGCCCTTGGTTTGGCTAGTAGAAGCCTCTTTGAGTTGGTGTCTGTGTCCTTTTGCTGGATTTCCATCAATTCTTGAGCAATTTCTGGCCCCAACCCTGTGTTTCAGGCACAACTTGTTCTTCCCCTGGAATCAGCCCtttctccaaggagctctggTTTCTTTCAGTGGAGAATGGTACTTAGAAGCCATGATCTGGCTGCAAAGTGTGTTCATTGCCGTTGGGCATTCCTGTGTCCCAGGCCCTTTAGGTGTATAGAGCTATGTGCTCACACCAATATCTCTAACTCCAGTCCAACACCACagggttttttcctatttttctcccttttcatatTTGTAATTCTCTTCTCCAACCGTGTTTGGAGTTTGAACTCTTGATTTGCACTATACTGGGCTGCCTCTCATAAAGAATAGTTATGGTTGTTTATgataatatagtataatatagCATATTTGTCTAATTTGGGTCAGTGAGGTCTTTGAAAATCTGTTAGAATGCTTTAGATTGATCTTTCAAAATCCTACGagataggagtttctgttggTTTCTGTAGGAACCAACTAGTATCCgagaagatgcgggttcgatccctggctttgctcagtgggttaaggatctggtattgtggcaAGCTGAGGCATATATtgaaggtgcagcttggatccagcgttgctgtggtgtggtttaggcagtggctgtagctctgatttgatcccccaGCCTGgaacgacaccacagctcatggcaatgccgaatctttaacaCTTAACTTGGATCCTGCTatgctgtggctggcagatgcagctcagatttgactcctagcccaggaattgccacgtgccacaggtgcagcccttaaacaaacaaacaaaaaaagtgagttGAGGACACTGGGATGTGGTGGGTAGATTGCTCAGTCCATCCCAGCCCCCTTCAAAATGCCGGTTCTACTAACCAGGGAGGGGCCAGAGTGGTATGCGAACAGGTAAGACCGACTCTATCACTCTCATTCATAATCAAAATATGATCCAGCCTCTCTTAGATGAGAGCCTGTTCCTGATTGGTTTGATGGTACAGGAAATAATGACTAGCTGCTTTCTGTACATTCTCCATTCCTCATGCCTTTGCAAAGGTGGTATCTGGACTTGGGAAGTCCACTTTCCCTTCCaaccacttcctttttttccctcttttggtcacacctgcagcatatagaagttccctggccaggaagagaacctgcaccatagctgtaaccagagccacagcagtgacaatgccagatccttaaccccctgagccaccagggaactccacaccacTTCCTTTTTGACTCACTATAGGGCTGGGGCAGTGGAAAGGGGGATgctgggcagggaggcagagGTAGGAGCCCTGAGTTCCCATCCTTTGCCACCAGCTTGCTGGGCAGCCTTGGGCAATTCACTTAGCTTCTCTAGCCTATGGAAAAATACCACCAAGCACTCCTTCCCAGGTCAGCAGTGGAGACAAGGGAGGACAGCGTCCCAGTTCCATCCAGATGTGTCATTCACGATTGTGCTTGCACAACAAATCCCGCACGGCCAGAATGCTCAGTGAGGGGGACATTCTGGTTAATTGAATGTTCTGGGACATGGAAACGTTCCCAGAAATCCTTTTTGTTCCTTTCATGGCTATTGAAACCCATTTGCTCAtctatttagcaaatatttatctcGTGCTTATGTTCCATCCGGCTCTGTCCCAGGTGTTGGGGATTCCAGCCTGAACCAGACAGCAGAATCCCAGCCCCTGAGGACTCACGCAGTCTGGGGGAAGCCATGGGGGAACTATGACACATAACACGGTAGGATGGGTGCACAGAGGAGGGACCGTAGGGAGCCTGGGAGCCCAGTCTTGGGGTCTAGAGAACAGATCTTTGAGAAGGCGATGTCCATGTGGAGAGCTTCGAAAAGCCATAGTGTCGGAGGGGAAGGAGCAGTAACGGCAAAAGGGGACAGTATAGGCAAAAGCCCCATgaagggttcctgttgtggctttgtgggttaagaatccaactagtatccatgaggatgagggtttgatccctggctccgctcagtgggttaaggatccagcattgctgtgagctgtgctgtaggttgcagactcggctcggaacccaagttgctggggctgtggtgtaggctgcagctgtagcttcgattagatccctagtctgggaatcaccatatgccgcgggtgaaaGGCCCAGTGAAAGAAATACTTTGTACATTCATTCATGCCGTGGAGCTGAGAATGTGAGGCTGGGCAGGCGTGAGAAAGAGGGTGTGTGTGCCAGGAGAGCAAGATGGTGACAGAGCAAGCCTGCAGGAGAACTGGCCTGGGCGGGGGCCAGGCCTGGCCTGGAAGGTGAGAGCTGCAGGTTCACTTATCCTCGACTACGTGTTTtgcgattttcttttttttgtaaaagtaGAATGTGgagggaaaatgaaatgaaaacactaatttagaGGAGGGACCGCAAGTTCAAATGGGTGTCAGGGCTGGGAAGGATGGTGGCTGGTGGAAGAACACTGTTAAGGGGCCACTGCTCCTTGGGGCCTACAGAGTGTGACCAGGGGGGCCTGGCACTGGCAGATCTTCAGACTTTTTAAAGAGAAGCCAGCAGTCTGGCTATTGATGGGAAATCTCCCAACTGTTAAATGTTGGTAACtaattaacaataataacaaaaccaCTGTGGGCAAAAGAAAATGCTTCTGCATGCTCTAGTTGTTCCACAAGCTGGTAGATTGCAACCCTGGATCCAGAGGGTTCTATTGGTCAGGGTTTGAGGGTGCTCACttgggctgggctctgggggcaCCATGGGGGCCTGAGGTATGACCTCTGCCCTCAAGCCTGGGTATAGCTGCCCTCAAGCTGATGCTTCAAGTCAGTACATGCCCAGAACCAGCTAACAAATGTAGCTAACCAAAGCATGAGTGCTATAGAGCTCAGAGGAGAGGTGGTTGGGGAACAAAGATCATGTGGGGAGGCTTCCTAGGGattctgggcctttttttttttttttttcttagggccgaacctgaggcatatgtaagttccccagctaggggtcgaatcgaagctgtggctgttggcctacaccacagccacagcgacgctggatccgagccatatctgagacctacacgacagcttgtggcaaggccggatccttagctcacggagcgaggccagggatggaccctgcatcctcatggacactatgttgggttcttaacacgctgagccataacgggaattccTGGGCCTTCGATAGTTCCTGAAGGGAGGGTAAGCCTTAGAGCCATTGAAGAGGTGGCAGGCATTCAGACCGGAGGACTCAGGGGGGCTCAGGCCCAGAAGAGAAACAAGATAGAGAAGGAGTTGGAGTAGGTCTGAAAGGTTGCAAATGCGGGTCCAGGGAGTTGTATTTGGCTCTGTCTAGGCCAGCAGGACATGAACATCTAAGTTCTGGTCCAAGGCTTAATACCATGAGCCCTGAGGTCACTCGATAGACATCCGAAGATGTTCTTGCTATTTTTCTGGCATTTCAGCAACTTTCCTCTCTGTCGTTGTCACAGCCATCATTTATTCGTCCCTGGAACTGAAGCTCCAGCAGGGCAGGAgccttgtctgttttgttcactggtGTCTCCTGCGTGCCTAGAATGATGTCTGGAACCTAGGGAGGGCTCAGCAAAGATTTACTGGCCACGCACTATGAGCCCAGTGTTGCCCTCGCCCCCGGGGTTAGGATGACTCTATGAACAACTCTTAGGACAGGCTCTATGGAGCTTATGTTCTCGTGAGGAGATGGAcaataaacaagcaaaccaaTCAATGAATAAGATGATTTCAGAGAGCGCGGACTGGCGTGGCTTGTCTCGCTGCACTGTAGTGGCCTGTTATCCGTGTCTCCTCCTAGCCTAGGACAGCCAAGGGGGCAGGGCCGGGGTTCGTGTAGTTCCTTGTTTCATTCTTAGCCCTTTAGGCTGCTGCCTGACCAATAGGGAGtagttaaaacatgtttttaCTGGCTGTTTGAATCAATGAACACAGGCCGACACAGACGTCAGCCCACATACACCTGTGCCCTTTGGAGGCTGCAGAGCTCATAATTATCAACCCAGGAGTAATTGCTGATAAGCCTGAGTGTGAATTTCTTTGCAAATCCAGAGGTAGCAGGGCAGTGTTTTATAACAACAGGGGTAATCTTAATTAATGACCTGATAAGTATAATTAATTGCATCATATCTGCAATTTCCTCTTTGGAATTCTGAGAGGGAGTCACTGGGGAGTTTGGCAGCTTGGGGGCTGAGAGAGAGGGAAGTGCTAGGATCTGGGTTCTGTCTACCATTTCCTTGCTGGGTGAGCTTTGACAAGTTACAGCTCTGAGCCTCTGTCTTCATCTGGAAAGTGGAGCTGCATGGCAGAGGGGTTGCTAGTCCAAAGCCCTCAATGCCTGCAGCCTCCAGGATGGTGCTTCCTGAGGTTCCTAAAGGACGCCAGGGTTCAAGGCTGCCTAAGGGAAGCCAGGGTGCAAGGCTGATCTAAAGGCcgcaggaggggctggaggaccCCCTGCGGCTGAGACTAGGTCGGGGCCCATCCCTCAGCCTTCTGGGGAAGCCTTGGGCGAACTCTTGGAAGTGAGGGTTAGGGCTGGGGGCCTTTCCGGGGAGACTGGGGAAGCGTGGTTGTGTGGGGGAGCCTCTGATGGGAGAatggagggggggggaggggatccGAGGCGGGAAGGAGTGTGTGCGGGGGTCTCTTGTGACCCTCCCCTGCGGGTGACAGTTTCCCCACCCGTGCGGCCAGAGGCTGGGTCGGCGTGACCCGGGCAGGGGGGGCGGGAGGGATCGGAGCCTTCGGGCTGCGGCGGGCGGTGGGCGGGAGCTCCCGGCCTCCCGGGGGTCGCGGGGCGCGGCGGCAGCGGCCCGGCCACCAGGGGTTAAGCGGTGACTTCAGCCGCGGCGAGGCGGCCGAGCGGCCggccgggcgggcgggggcggcgcCGCGGCGCGCAGTGCGCGGCGGCTGGACCAGGCCGCTCGGcgtcggcggcggcggcggcagcggcagcggcagcggcggcgacGGGCGCACTCCCGGCCGGGCCGTGACCTCGCGGGCGGCGCGCGGCGCGGCCATTGGctcgggcggcggcggcggcggcggcggcgggccggGCAGCGGGCCGGGCGGCTGGGGCGCGGGGCTGGGCCGGCCCGGCCATGGGCGCCCGCGGCCGCCGGGGCAGCTGAGGCGCGGGGCGGCTGCCGGCGCCTTTGTGAGCGGCGCGGACAACAAAGGCGCGGCCGAGTGGCTGGAGCCGGTGAGTGCGGCCCTCGGGGCGCCGGgagcgcggggcggggccggggggcgCCGGGCTGGGGGCTCCGCGGGCTCCCGAGACGCCGCCGGGGCGTCGGTGGGGCTCCGGGTCTCTCCGGGGCCGCGGGCGTCCCTGTGAGAGTGTCACCGAGTCCAGGGTCCCGATCGCGCGTGGGGTCCTGGCCCCTGCTTCTGCAGGATCCTTGTGTGCCCCGATTCTGCGAGGGAGACTCCCGGAGCCCGTGTCTCCCCGGAACCCTTGGCTCCTCCGTGCGCGGCTGTGTGTCGGTGTCTCTGGGGGGCAGAGTCCTGGAGCCGAAGTCGTCTCTCTGTGTCATTGGAGTGATTGTATCACTAGTGtgtgtgtcccctccccccatgagAGTCTCTGTGTCCCTCGGGTGTCCCATCCCTCGGCATGACTCCTGCCTGGCCTTTGTGCATcagcgtgtgtgtgtctgtccctGTGTGTCCTCAGCAGGTTGCCATAGGAACAGTTTGGGAatcaccacccccaccctgggcttCACTTTCCATTTGCTTCACCGGCCTTCAAGTCCTGCTGTCACTGTGGTTCACCTCCCCCTGCACTGACCTGAGGGTCCCTGGGGTTATGTGAAGTCAGGAGATACTCCTCTCGCTTCTGTTCCAGGGCAGCCTCTcccaccctggcccctggcccagagGCAGCCTCCTGGAGGAGAAGAGTGTGGGAGGAGAGGCTGGCCCAGTTGGCTGGAAGGCCGTGGCCACAGAGCCCGGGCAGGCCTGGCCACTCCTTGAGATGGAAGAGTGTGTCCGGGTGGGCCCTGTGCAGATGAGGCCCAGCCTCCTGGGCCTGCAGGGGTGCTCTCTGAGAGGGAGGCCAGGCCTGATGCCTGAGAGTGTGGGctagttctgtttctctctcccaggctggggttccagAGCAGGGTTTGGGAATCTTCCTTTAGCCTCCAGAGCCTGAGGCCTTGCCTTGGGCCAcagcagggggtggtgggggtgggctcCACTTCCCACTGGCTTCGGAGCTGAGATACTGCCTCAAAGTCCTTGGCCTTCCAGAAGGCTTCAGTCAGGGGAAGTCACACCCCGCCTCCCGAAGCCCCATCTGCTGCTCCTCGGATGCTGGGGAGAGTGGACAGGTTGTGCAATCTTGTTAACATGCTCAGCAGCATCCATCCATCCCTGTGTCCACCCAGCTCTGGGCCCCACAGTGTCCAGGCCTTGGGGACATAAACTGGAAAGGAAGGCGACGGTCCCCGTGCCTGAGGGTTGAAGCTTCTCAGAGTGAAGCCGGGACCCCTTCTTATGGCTTGTGAGGCCTTGGGTTGTGCCCTAGTCTGTCTCTGCTCCATCACACTTGCCTTCTGTTTCTCTTGCACCTTTGCCCTGGCTGTTCCCTTTCTCCAGAAAGCTCATCCCATCCTTTCCCTCTTTGCTTCTCACTCAGGGATCTTCTCCTCTCTGGGCAGCCAGGCTGGCTCAAGAATTTCTGTTCGTGATGCTCAGAGAGCCCTCGCTATGGTCTGGGTGGCTTTTTGCCCCTCCCAGAGGGCTACAAGCCTTTGATAGCAGAGACCATGCCTGTCCTGATCACCAGCCTAgagcagtgcctgacacatagtaggtgctcagtacatCGTTGCTGATTATGTGGATGTCTAAGAACTAATGGTTCTTAAATTGTGCTCTTTCACAGTTTAGCTTTGgcggaggctggggaggagggaaacTTGATGGACTCCTTGGGGCCCAGGTACACATTAATTTTAAGAGAAAGGCCTACTGTTACTGtacgagttcccgttgtggtttagtgggttaagaacccgacctagtgtccgtgaggatgagggttcagtccatggccttgctcagtgggttaaggatctggtgttgctgtgagctgtagtgtgggtcacagatgtagctcgtatctggtgttgtgagctgtgctgtaggtggcagatgcggctaggatctggtgttgctgtggctgtgctgtaggctggcagctgtggctcccattcgacccctagcctgggaccttccatatgccttgggtgaggccctaaacaaacaaaaaattcaattaaaaaattaacagattAACGGTAACTTAACAGATCTTTCTGGAATCTGGTATGTGCCGGATGTTGGGCTAGCTCTTAGATGATCTC
Proteins encoded:
- the LOC125133330 gene encoding glycine-rich cell wall structural protein 2-like → MPVLLTREGPEWYANRGWVGVTRAGGAGGIGAFGLRRAVGGSSRPPGGRGARRQRPGHQGLSGDFSRGEAAERPAGRAGAAPRRAVRGGWTRPLGVGGGGGSGSGSGGDGRTPGRAVTSRAARGAAIGSGGGGGGGGGPGSGPGGWGAGLGRPGHGRPRPPGQLRRGAAAGAFVSGADNKGAAEWLEPVSAALGAPGARGGAGGRRAGGSAGSRDAAGASVGLRVSPGPRASL